From the genome of Colwellia psychrerythraea 34H, one region includes:
- the bluB gene encoding 5,6-dimethylbenzimidazole synthase: MNITDVERDALYKVIHSRRDVRKDFIPKTIPDEVLERILKAGHHAPSVGFMQPWDFILVTEQQTKNALKKGYESASVESAQKFSDEKRAEYQSFKLEGILEAPLGICVTCDRERNGPVVIGRTIKPEMDLYSTVCAIQNIWLAARAENIGLGWVSIIHDDVLRETLDIPANIEIIAYLCLGYVSNFKDKPELETFGWLPRENISQLIHKEKWSKKA; encoded by the coding sequence ATGAATATTACTGATGTAGAAAGAGATGCGTTATATAAGGTGATTCACTCACGTAGAGATGTGCGAAAGGACTTTATCCCAAAAACTATTCCTGATGAAGTATTAGAACGTATCCTTAAGGCCGGACATCATGCGCCGAGTGTTGGTTTTATGCAGCCTTGGGACTTTATATTGGTTACTGAACAACAAACAAAAAATGCACTAAAAAAAGGTTATGAATCAGCCAGCGTTGAATCAGCTCAGAAATTTTCAGATGAAAAAAGAGCAGAATATCAAAGTTTCAAATTGGAAGGTATCTTAGAAGCACCATTAGGAATATGTGTTACCTGTGATCGAGAACGAAATGGACCTGTTGTCATAGGACGAACAATAAAACCTGAAATGGATCTCTATAGCACAGTGTGTGCAATTCAAAATATTTGGCTAGCGGCAAGGGCTGAAAATATAGGTTTGGGCTGGGTGAGTATCATACATGATGATGTATTGAGAGAAACATTAGATATACCAGCCAACATCGAGATAATTGCCTATTTATGTTTAGGGTATGTTTCAAACTTTAAAGATAAACCAGAATTAGAAACGTTTGGTTGGTTACCCAGAGAAAACATTAGCCAACTTATCCATAAAGAAAAATGGTCTAAAAAGGCATAA
- a CDS encoding GNAT family N-acetyltransferase, whose product MITLREFKEENTAQLTHILNEPEVVKYLSSKIPKPDTLQDAQWWISTGSKFGIVKAIECNGSLIGCIGADRGEFEYQRSAEIGYWIAKDYWRQGVATQAISELIPLIFTTTDIVRLFASVFSENTASMRVLDKCGLKLEAIHKKAIYKDGKFYDNHIFSILKT is encoded by the coding sequence ATGATAACTCTTAGAGAATTCAAAGAAGAAAATACAGCACAACTTACACATATTTTGAATGAACCAGAAGTCGTTAAATACTTATCATCTAAAATACCAAAACCCGATACTCTACAAGATGCACAATGGTGGATTTCGACTGGAAGTAAATTTGGAATTGTTAAAGCAATAGAGTGTAATGGTTCTTTGATTGGGTGTATTGGAGCAGATAGAGGCGAGTTTGAATATCAGCGCTCTGCTGAAATAGGCTATTGGATTGCAAAAGATTACTGGAGACAGGGTGTCGCTACTCAAGCTATTAGCGAATTAATACCATTGATATTTACAACTACCGACATTGTTAGACTTTTTGCATCCGTCTTTTCAGAAAACACGGCTTCCATGCGCGTTTTAGATAAATGTGGTTTAAAATTAGAGGCTATACACAAGAAAGCAATATATAAAGACGGTAAATTCTATGATAATCATATATTTAGTATATTGAAAACATAA
- a CDS encoding cupin domain-containing protein, protein MNKINISEKFGLFNEVWTPKVIAESNGQLVKIAKGSGELVWHKHDNEDELFIVFRGQLTLQLRSENIVLNAGEMYVVPKGVEHCPKAQPDTHFMMVEPSSTAHTGEHHSEVTVSSEKQEWI, encoded by the coding sequence ATGAATAAAATCAATATTAGTGAAAAGTTTGGCCTGTTCAACGAAGTATGGACTCCAAAGGTTATCGCTGAATCAAATGGTCAATTAGTTAAAATAGCCAAAGGTAGTGGCGAACTTGTCTGGCATAAACATGATAATGAAGATGAACTTTTTATTGTGTTTAGAGGGCAACTTACTTTGCAATTGAGAAGTGAGAATATTGTACTTAACGCCGGTGAAATGTATGTCGTTCCTAAAGGTGTTGAACATTGCCCTAAAGCACAGCCAGATACACATTTTATGATGGTTGAACCTTCATCTACTGCTCATACGGGCGAACATCATAGTGAAGTAACCGTATCGTCAGAAAAGCAAGAATGGATTTAG
- a CDS encoding substrate-binding periplasmic protein, producing the protein MKRLLSTVFTLSLAFSGMAYAEKITATGDSWPPFLSPDLPGQGIALQIVRAAFKEQGHEVEMTFVPWTRSIKAVKEGKVDILVGTWWTKKRTTFLNYSDDYLVNNIKFIKRVDDSFEYDGLESLNKKNVGVIRDYGYSDNFKKAMNFKKPETTKFINNLKKLVHNRIDLTLEDEIVARAFIKHEAPELKDKVSFSSSPLSSNTLHITSGLSNPKNNRIIADFNKGLAKIKTNGIYDSILKTNGLL; encoded by the coding sequence ATGAAACGTCTACTATCTACAGTTTTTACCCTTTCACTTGCTTTTTCAGGTATGGCATATGCTGAAAAAATAACCGCCACAGGTGATTCTTGGCCACCGTTCCTTTCCCCTGACTTACCAGGCCAAGGCATTGCATTACAAATAGTACGGGCTGCATTTAAAGAGCAAGGGCATGAAGTAGAAATGACATTCGTGCCATGGACAAGATCTATCAAAGCGGTCAAAGAAGGCAAAGTTGATATTCTTGTTGGTACTTGGTGGACGAAGAAGAGAACTACATTCTTAAATTACAGCGATGATTACCTCGTTAACAATATAAAATTTATCAAACGTGTAGACGATTCATTTGAGTACGATGGCTTAGAAAGTTTAAATAAAAAAAACGTCGGAGTAATTCGTGACTACGGTTACAGTGATAATTTTAAGAAAGCGATGAATTTCAAGAAACCTGAAACAACAAAATTTATTAATAATCTGAAAAAGTTGGTGCATAACCGTATAGATCTAACGTTAGAGGATGAAATAGTAGCGCGTGCTTTTATAAAACATGAAGCGCCTGAACTAAAAGATAAAGTTTCATTTTCATCGTCCCCACTATCGAGCAATACATTACATATTACCAGTGGATTAAGTAACCCTAAAAATAACAGAATTATTGCTGATTTTAATAAAGGGTTAGCAAAAATAAAAACCAATGGTATTTACGACTCAATATTAAAAACAAATGGTTTATTATAA
- a CDS encoding putative quinol monooxygenase yields MSKIILQGHIVVPDVDLAKVQEALITHQMLTRQESGCLIFDVTKDSINSNKFNVYEEFTDQQAFDSHQLRVKNSNWGKVTINLQRHYQISHCV; encoded by the coding sequence ATGTCTAAAATTATTTTACAAGGTCACATCGTTGTTCCTGATGTTGATTTAGCTAAAGTGCAAGAAGCGCTTATCACGCATCAAATGTTGACAAGGCAAGAGTCTGGTTGCTTAATTTTTGACGTAACTAAAGATAGTATCAATAGTAATAAGTTTAATGTTTACGAAGAGTTTACTGACCAGCAAGCATTTGATAGCCATCAATTGAGAGTGAAAAATTCGAACTGGGGTAAAGTTACCATAAATCTGCAAAGACATTATCAAATTAGTCACTGTGTCTAA
- a CDS encoding heavy metal-binding domain-containing protein — translation MIYSTTESIPGKEIEEIVGVVTGNVVQAKHIGRDIMAGLKSIVGGEIRGYTEMLTDARDIAIQRLVANAEEKGADAVVGIRFTTSAIMDGSSEIMVFGTAVKLKK, via the coding sequence ATGATTTATTCAACGACTGAGTCAATCCCAGGAAAAGAAATAGAAGAAATTGTCGGTGTCGTCACTGGTAATGTAGTTCAAGCGAAGCATATTGGACGGGACATAATGGCAGGCCTAAAAAGTATTGTCGGCGGTGAAATACGGGGTTATACAGAGATGCTAACTGATGCGAGAGACATCGCCATTCAACGTCTAGTTGCGAATGCAGAAGAAAAGGGAGCGGATGCAGTTGTAGGTATTCGTTTTACAACAAGTGCAATAATGGATGGCTCATCTGAAATTATGGTTTTTGGAACAGCGGTTAAATTAAAAAAATAA
- a CDS encoding response regulator transcription factor — MLSDTKILIVDDDELTRQVLSSYFENEGYDVSCATTAEEAEELLILGTVDLILLDIRMPGKDGLTLTRELRVNNEVGIILVTGSQDEVDRLIGLECGADEYVTKPFNPREILARAKNLIRRVRLCQKVKSADNDDYILKAFDCWKLNPVRRQLIDEEQTTVQLTEGEFQLLKCLMDHVGQIMTRDQILDQIRNREWVPTDRTVDVLIGRLRRKLGDDSTNPRLILTVHGAGYLFTPKLVDVV, encoded by the coding sequence ATGCTATCTGACACTAAGATTTTAATAGTTGATGATGATGAACTGACTCGTCAAGTTTTAAGTAGTTACTTTGAAAATGAAGGTTATGACGTTTCATGTGCAACGACTGCTGAAGAGGCCGAAGAGTTATTGATTCTCGGCACAGTAGATCTCATTTTGCTCGATATCCGAATGCCTGGTAAAGACGGCCTGACTTTAACCAGAGAGTTACGGGTAAATAACGAAGTTGGCATTATTTTAGTCACGGGCAGTCAGGACGAAGTTGACCGTCTGATTGGGCTCGAATGTGGCGCAGATGAATATGTGACCAAACCTTTTAATCCTCGTGAAATATTGGCTAGGGCGAAAAACCTTATTCGACGTGTCAGACTGTGCCAAAAAGTAAAATCTGCAGATAATGATGACTATATTTTAAAGGCATTTGATTGTTGGAAACTGAACCCAGTTAGACGTCAACTTATCGATGAAGAACAAACAACAGTGCAATTAACTGAAGGTGAATTTCAATTACTAAAATGTCTGATGGACCATGTTGGCCAGATAATGACCCGAGACCAAATTCTCGATCAAATACGTAACCGAGAATGGGTACCAACGGATCGCACGGTTGATGTCTTAATCGGTCGTTTGCGTCGCAAGCTTGGTGATGATTCTACCAATCCACGCTTAATTTTGACTGTGCATGGCGCAGGTTATTTATTCACGCCAAAACTTGTTGATGTCGTATGA
- the folE gene encoding GTP cyclohydrolase I FolE yields the protein MSIENNYREIIATIGEDINREGLIDTPKRAAKAMEFLTQGYQQNINDVVNGALFESEADEMVVVKNIELYSMCEHHMLPFIGKCHIAYFPSGKVLGLSKFARIVDMYARRLQIQENLAREIALSIQEITGSIGVGVIIEAQHLCMMMRGVEKQNSSMTTSVMLGEMRENPAARQEMLSLVK from the coding sequence GTGAGCATAGAAAATAATTATCGAGAAATCATTGCAACCATTGGTGAAGACATTAACAGAGAAGGCCTAATTGATACCCCTAAACGCGCAGCAAAAGCGATGGAGTTTTTAACTCAAGGTTATCAACAAAACATTAATGATGTAGTAAATGGAGCATTATTTGAGTCTGAAGCAGATGAAATGGTTGTGGTAAAAAATATCGAATTATACTCGATGTGCGAACACCATATGCTGCCATTTATTGGTAAATGTCATATCGCTTATTTTCCTAGTGGTAAAGTTTTAGGACTATCAAAATTTGCCCGAATTGTTGATATGTATGCAAGGAGATTACAAATTCAAGAAAACCTAGCCAGAGAAATCGCATTATCTATACAAGAGATAACCGGTTCTATTGGTGTAGGTGTGATTATTGAAGCACAACATTTATGCATGATGATGCGTGGTGTAGAAAAACAAAACTCATCAATGACAACATCAGTAATGTTAGGGGAAATGAGAGAAAATCCCGCAGCAAGACAAGAGATGTTGTCGTTAGTTAAGTAA
- a CDS encoding sulfite exporter TauE/SafE family protein — protein sequence MLFELVFLFFAGILGGVINSIAGGGSFITFPALMFVGIPPILASATNTFASCAGYMSGTYAFRKEISTHKDELSQIIIISLIGGITGAWLLLKTPEAVFREAIPWLLLFATLLFVFGGQINARLKKMASNHRYASSIGGILLLIILLGVSAYGGFFNAGLGIITLSYLALAGHTNINTMNGLKLLISSTVSLIAIVLFIYNDVIAWYEGSIVLCGTLAGGYVAANVSRQLPQKQVRRFVIVASVATTLYFFFDIYVA from the coding sequence ATGTTGTTTGAACTGGTTTTTCTCTTCTTCGCAGGTATTTTGGGCGGCGTTATTAACTCAATTGCAGGCGGCGGAAGTTTCATTACATTCCCCGCACTTATGTTTGTCGGCATTCCCCCTATACTAGCAAGTGCGACCAATACTTTTGCGTCGTGCGCAGGTTATATGAGTGGTACTTATGCTTTTCGAAAAGAAATTTCTACTCATAAAGATGAACTGTCCCAAATCATAATAATCAGCTTAATTGGCGGTATTACTGGTGCATGGCTGTTACTGAAAACGCCTGAAGCAGTATTTCGTGAAGCCATTCCTTGGTTACTATTATTTGCTACCCTACTGTTTGTCTTTGGTGGACAAATTAATGCTCGATTAAAAAAAATGGCATCCAATCACCGTTATGCCTCATCCATAGGTGGGATCTTACTGTTAATTATACTCTTAGGTGTGTCGGCATATGGTGGTTTCTTCAACGCTGGACTAGGCATTATTACGCTCAGCTATTTAGCATTAGCTGGTCATACTAATATCAATACCATGAATGGTTTAAAGTTATTAATCTCATCGACAGTGTCACTGATTGCCATCGTACTGTTTATTTATAATGATGTCATTGCCTGGTATGAAGGCTCTATTGTATTATGTGGTACCTTAGCGGGAGGCTATGTTGCGGCGAATGTATCTCGCCAACTCCCTCAAAAACAGGTTAGACGATTTGTTATTGTGGCGAGTGTTGCTACCACACTTTATTTCTTTTTTGATATTTATGTAGCCTAA
- a CDS encoding substrate-binding periplasmic protein: MKPSWLAHCFLIMIGLMMVFQSPKGQTRELIACGHPYYPPVSWVQQEQLVGVAPAVVKLIFAELGYQVRLDTLGNWKRCLSEVKTGHADIVVAAYRIASREPDFDFSEQHIVDDPIGIYVNPNKSKIYHSLNDLKGKTVGLLFGDSFGDSLDKFIEEHNQVEYVSEGQQNLKKLAQGRIDFIPLGIVSGKLQTQKFGYTKQIIAAPFKLKTEYYYLAIGSHSELSQHLPYINQRLIELHQSGKIQQLVTKYSKTYLESSTKANTP; this comes from the coding sequence ATGAAACCATCCTGGTTAGCTCATTGTTTTTTAATAATGATTGGTTTAATGATGGTGTTCCAATCACCCAAAGGTCAAACAAGAGAGCTAATCGCATGTGGCCATCCTTACTATCCACCTGTCTCTTGGGTTCAACAGGAACAGTTAGTTGGTGTTGCTCCCGCAGTAGTTAAGCTGATTTTCGCCGAACTTGGCTACCAAGTTAGGCTTGATACCTTAGGTAATTGGAAACGTTGTTTGTCGGAAGTTAAAACAGGACATGCTGATATTGTGGTAGCGGCCTATAGGATCGCCAGTCGCGAGCCTGATTTTGACTTCAGTGAACAACATATTGTTGACGATCCCATTGGTATTTATGTCAATCCGAACAAGAGTAAAATTTATCATTCACTCAATGATTTAAAAGGAAAAACCGTGGGCTTGCTATTTGGTGATAGTTTCGGTGATAGTTTAGATAAATTTATTGAAGAGCATAATCAGGTAGAGTACGTTTCAGAGGGCCAACAGAATTTAAAAAAATTAGCTCAAGGTAGAATTGATTTCATACCATTAGGCATTGTTAGCGGTAAATTACAAACTCAAAAATTTGGTTATACCAAACAAATTATCGCTGCACCGTTTAAGTTAAAAACCGAGTACTATTATTTGGCGATAGGCTCCCATAGTGAACTTAGTCAACACCTACCTTACATTAATCAACGCTTAATTGAATTGCATCAAAGTGGTAAAATACAGCAGTTAGTCACTAAGTACAGTAAGACTTACCTTGAGTCATCAACTAAAGCGAATACCCCGTGA
- a CDS encoding serine dehydratase beta chain, whose amino-acid sequence MISAFDMVSIGIDPSSSHTVGPMRAAFRFSKLLQQKKVLDRVSHVKTELFGSLAQTDISQGSCKAVLLGLAGFEPETIDPDIIDAFLLQVETTQRLSLLGVHDSSFPRQNAVTFHGPQTLPDHANAMELRAYNGEELLLSQIYYSVGGGFIVNKRKWNR is encoded by the coding sequence ATGATAAGTGCTTTTGACATGGTTAGTATAGGAATTGATCCTTCCAGCTCTCACACTGTTGGCCCAATGCGCGCTGCTTTTCGTTTTAGCAAATTGCTTCAACAAAAAAAGGTGTTAGACCGTGTCAGTCATGTAAAAACTGAATTATTTGGTTCTCTGGCACAAACTGATATCAGTCAGGGTAGCTGTAAAGCTGTGCTCTTAGGATTAGCCGGGTTCGAACCGGAAACCATTGATCCGGATATTATTGATGCATTCCTACTACAGGTTGAAACCACTCAGCGTTTATCATTACTCGGCGTGCACGACAGTAGTTTTCCACGTCAAAATGCCGTTACCTTTCATGGTCCACAAACGTTACCTGACCATGCTAATGCGATGGAGCTTAGAGCTTATAACGGTGAAGAATTATTACTTAGCCAAATTTACTATTCGGTTGGCGGTGGTTTTATTGTCAATAAACGAAAATGGAATCGTTAG
- a CDS encoding DUF1254 domain-containing protein, which translates to MNVKKSIVALSVISLLSACAQNQPVEMNVDENINSNKIKITEANYAKAETARNYNNWLKFGANNHIAHMKQLPPRGKAAPTVQMNDDTLYSVVITEAVDGKVKFSIPKSDVYMAVQVVTEGGHGQYYVVGEGDYNVSIETKYAFLIYRTGTEKGLDAARSAQQLIKDDSFKFGTYQLPNYDFEEVEEWTARLTKETSGSAFEYTFPRTSKNITDLHQWNLENANGWGGSSPEVNVANKYTNSVILSSGECLSTTFENPESKYFTSITAYDSSRYLIEGVKHVSSHTWEENKDGTVTVSFNCGDNAVNNIDTKGTDFTFTMRYYGLSQKVMDGKISPEKTVK; encoded by the coding sequence ATGAACGTTAAAAAATCAATTGTCGCATTATCAGTAATTAGCCTGCTTTCAGCTTGTGCACAAAACCAACCTGTAGAAATGAATGTAGATGAAAATATTAACAGCAATAAAATAAAAATTACTGAAGCCAATTATGCTAAAGCTGAAACGGCTAGAAACTACAATAATTGGCTGAAATTTGGTGCTAATAATCATATTGCACACATGAAACAGTTACCGCCACGAGGCAAAGCTGCACCAACGGTACAAATGAATGACGATACTCTGTATTCAGTAGTTATCACTGAGGCAGTTGATGGCAAAGTAAAATTCTCTATTCCAAAAAGTGATGTGTATATGGCCGTGCAAGTAGTTACCGAAGGTGGTCATGGCCAATACTATGTCGTGGGTGAAGGTGATTATAATGTGTCGATTGAAACGAAGTACGCTTTCTTAATCTATCGAACCGGCACTGAAAAAGGTTTAGATGCAGCACGTAGTGCACAGCAGTTGATCAAAGATGATTCCTTCAAATTTGGTACCTATCAGTTGCCTAATTACGACTTTGAAGAAGTTGAAGAGTGGACTGCACGTTTAACTAAAGAAACCAGTGGTTCAGCTTTTGAATATACCTTTCCACGTACTTCAAAAAATATCACAGACCTTCATCAGTGGAATTTAGAGAATGCGAATGGTTGGGGAGGCTCATCACCCGAAGTGAATGTAGCTAACAAATATACTAACTCGGTAATATTAAGTAGTGGGGAATGTCTATCTACCACTTTTGAAAACCCAGAATCCAAGTATTTTACCTCAATTACCGCTTATGACAGCAGTCGTTACTTAATTGAAGGTGTAAAACATGTTAGTTCTCATACGTGGGAAGAAAACAAAGATGGTACGGTAACTGTTTCATTTAACTGTGGCGACAATGCGGTAAATAATATCGACACCAAAGGCACAGACTTCACCTTTACTATGCGTTACTACGGACTTAGCCAGAAAGTGATGGATGGTAAAATATCACCCGAGAAGACAGTGAAATAG
- a CDS encoding porin, translating into MKHTRLKSVLLPLALALPIFAAQAAEDVTEAELQRQFNEIKTRLAQLEQGKVVTAEQESNTKMSFYGTLRPTFGVTSTDDNDSWDVGDALSRIGFTAEHKLSNGMIGFTRGEFKVQIQGDAHFGDARKAYVGIKGDFGRVAIGKQDTTSYAVMGVVDIFNRTNTPLAYDDVGVFRKQELVSYRKSFGNLQVRGEAQFSGENDDIDGSELFNAGAIYTGSDYTLGFAYLTRDFTGADENSIAVTASKSIGDWYFAAAYGGFSRDVVDGDITTIDVVATYAINSEYKLLFGASQFDDEQAEVNSKDVARFNTTLEWQGSKDFRLFIEYQHNEYDNDDVNLAVSDSDQLTVGMRYNFDVKF; encoded by the coding sequence ATGAAACACACAAGATTAAAGTCAGTATTACTTCCTTTAGCGTTAGCGTTACCTATTTTCGCCGCACAAGCTGCTGAAGATGTGACTGAAGCTGAATTACAACGCCAGTTTAATGAAATTAAAACACGCTTAGCGCAGCTAGAACAAGGCAAAGTAGTCACAGCAGAGCAAGAATCAAATACAAAAATGAGTTTCTATGGCACGTTGCGCCCTACTTTTGGTGTAACTAGTACTGATGACAACGATAGCTGGGATGTAGGCGACGCACTGTCACGTATAGGTTTTACTGCTGAGCATAAATTGAGTAATGGCATGATTGGCTTTACCAGAGGTGAATTTAAAGTCCAAATCCAAGGCGATGCTCACTTCGGTGACGCCCGCAAAGCTTATGTTGGTATAAAAGGTGACTTTGGACGAGTTGCTATTGGTAAACAAGACACTACTAGTTATGCAGTAATGGGAGTGGTTGATATATTTAACCGTACTAATACACCCTTAGCTTATGATGATGTCGGTGTATTCCGTAAGCAGGAATTAGTTTCTTATCGTAAATCTTTTGGTAACTTGCAAGTACGAGGTGAAGCACAATTCTCTGGTGAAAACGATGATATAGATGGCAGCGAACTATTCAATGCTGGTGCAATTTATACAGGCAGTGATTATACGCTTGGTTTTGCTTATCTAACCAGAGACTTTACAGGTGCCGATGAAAATAGCATTGCTGTAACAGCGTCTAAAAGTATTGGCGATTGGTATTTTGCCGCCGCTTATGGTGGTTTTTCACGCGATGTAGTGGATGGCGATATTACGACAATAGATGTCGTAGCGACCTATGCAATCAATAGCGAATATAAGTTATTGTTTGGCGCATCACAATTTGATGATGAGCAAGCTGAAGTCAATTCAAAAGATGTTGCACGCTTTAATACAACGCTTGAATGGCAAGGCAGCAAAGATTTCCGCTTATTTATTGAATACCAGCATAACGAATATGACAATGACGACGTTAACCTAGCCGTTAGCGATAGCGACCAGCTAACCGTTGGAATGCGTTACAACTTCGATGTTAAGTTTTAA